The following DNA comes from candidate division KSB1 bacterium.
ATTTTCGCCATAAGGTAGTTCGCCCAATACCCAATTGTTTGCAAGCTATATCGTAATTCCAACTATTTGCCCGAAGAATTTCCTGAATATAATTCTTTTCAATTTCTTTTAAAGTGGTTGGATTTTTTGAATCGGAGAGTTGTAGTTTTCCATTTAATTTTTGTAAGTCTTGAGGAAGATTATATAAAGATATTGATTTACTAATTGCCAAAGCGACCGAATGTTCGATCACGTTTTCTAATTCTCTCACATTTCCCGGCCATTGGTGTTTCATTAAAATATCCATTGTTTGGTCTGAAATATATTTGACTTCTTTTTTCTGCTTATGAGAAAACTTTTTTAAAAAATGATGAGCCAGATGAGGTATATCATCAGATCTTTCTCGCAAAGGTGGTATCGTTAATCGGATTACATTTATACGATAGAAAAGATCACTTCTAAACTGACCTTTTTCTACCATTGAGGAGAGATCTTTATTTGTTGCAGTCAAAATCCGAATATTTACTTTAAAAGTATTATTGCTGCCAATTGGTTTAATTTCGCCGTCTTGAAGTGCTCTTAGGAGCTTAACTTGTAATTGAATAGGAAGTTCGGCAATTTCATCAAGTAAAATTGTACCTCCGTTTGCTACTTCGAAAAGACCTTTTTTAGCAGAAACTGCACCGGTAAAAGCACCGCGTGTATGCCCAAAGAACTCGCTTTCTAGCAAGTTTTCCGGAATAGCCCCACAATTGATCACTAAAAAAGGTTGGTTAGAACGAGCGCTTAATTGATGGATAGCCCTTGCAACCATTTCTTTCCCCGTACCACTTTCTCCATCAATTAGAACAGTAATATCAGTTCGTGAAATTCGCGAAACCAATTCGAATATTCTCTGCATTTTATGGCTTGAACCAATAATCCCCATGAATTGGAAATAATCGGCACTATTCATCCAGTTGCTAAATTCGTCAGCCTGTTTTAGAATCCATCTTGAGATTTCTTTTGTAATCGATAATTGCTGTTCCCGATTATGTTTTACTAAATATTCAAGATCTTCACGGCCGTATAAATAAAAATTTGAGATTTTTTTTATCTTATCTACTGGAAGATTAAGACCCGCATAGTTAAAAATCAATAGAAGTGTCTTTGGTTTTTTATCCGCTTTTTGGATGAGTATATCATAAAGAATATTTTGGTCATCTGAAGCGAATATAAGTAATATCTCCGCTCCGGTAGAAGATTTAACAATGGCTTGATGTGGCTGGACAACGCCGGAAAATCGACCAATTAAGCCAGGATTTTGATGTTTATTATTTTCAAAGAAAATAAATTGGTGACATCCATCATTTTTTAAATCTTCTAAAACAATAGGAAGAATAGGATGATACCCATTTATATAAATAGTTGACGCATTAAGCGATCCTAGAATCTTATTGGCAAGTTCTCTAAAAACATTCTCGATTTGAACAGCGAAGCGAAAATATTCAGTTTCCTGTCTTACTTTTTCATGTAACCATATTCCTCTTTGAAATAGGTAATGTATGAATGGACCAATTTGTGCCCGATCAACAGCTTTTACGTATGCTTCTTGCAATTTCTGTAATAAATTAATTCCACCGCTTTTCGAATCACTAATTCCCGTCGCAATTTGGAGGAATCGGTAACTTGCGCTCTGGCCAGTTAAGACGTTTTTAAATGTTGTTTGAAGTTCAGAAATAGTCTTTTTATTAAAAAAAGCCGTCTTTATAAGTTCCGGATCTTGTTTCCCCTCGCTAACCACAATCAGTTCAATAGAATTTCCATCAACCAGGAATAACCATTCTTTAAAATCAAACTTGGCAGCAATTTTTGGGGGAATTTCCTCTAAACGGATACCGGATTTGAAAATATTATTATCCGAAAATTCATATTGATAAATAGTTAAATTCATGTCATTTCCTTTAACCAGTGAAATTATGTAAACTGGTGAAAAACAAGGAAATTATTAGAAATGAAAAGAGCAGCAAGCTAAATCCTATTAAGGAAATGGTTGCTGAACGCTGCGCCCCCCAACCTGCAAATCTTCTCCCTAGAAAATGGAAACAATAAATTAGCCATGTTAATGCAGCAGTAAGAAATTTGGGATCTGTTAAGAAAGATTTTTCCCAAATTGTCATGGCTTGGAGAATACCTAACCCGATGCCAATGGTTGCAAAGGCTAATCCGATATCAATAGCAAAGTTACTAATTCGCTGAAAAAAGGGCAATGAAGGCAAGCGGCTGTAAAAAAGGCGAAATCTTCGTTTTTGAATTTCCCGATCTAACAACGTATGCAACAAACTAGCTATGAAAGAAATAGAAAAGGAACCATAAGAAATTAAAAGAGCTATGACATGCGCTTCAAATTTAACATCTTTTAAAACTTCTGGTATTGCTTCGTTATTCTGAAAAGTAATTATCCCTATTGCCATCAAAATTGATAAGACCGTTAAGATAAAGGCGCCCATTGAGTAATTTTTTAATCGCCATTCTAATACTATATAAATACAACTAGTTAACCATACAAAGGTACTCAAAGCTTCGCTTAAATTAGCTATTGGGATTCTACCGTACTCAAAAGTTAAGAAACAAATTAACCCCAAATGACAAACCAAAGTCAAAACCAAAACTCGTTGTGCCCAATGATAATTGGTTGTCCGATTTCGAGAAAATCCTTGCCAGTAAAAAGAGCAGGACAATATGTAAAGTGCAAAAATAATCCAGGAAATTAGAACGGTCATTTGTGATTGTTTTTTAAAAATGATGTACTAATGTTTTTTATTAAAGTATTAATTCTTTTCATAAGTGGAAAGAAAATATTATAAAGTTTTGTATGTATTTCTGACTTTTCTTAAAAATGGTGGATTAATAAATATCTTGAACCCAGAAATGATGATTGTAATGCTCTTTTTATCACAGATCCAGATACAGCCAGATTAAATCGACCAGATATTTGGAGGTTTTTTAAGCGCTATTCACGAAATGCTGGAACTAATAAAAAAAATAACTGCTCATATTCTGCGCCATACTTTTGCCACAAACATGCTTTACAATGGTTGTGATTTAGTAACAATTAAAGAGTTGCTCGGGCACAATGATATTTCAGTTACGGCGAGAGCATATATTTTTTTGTTTTTTTTGTTTCTATTTAAAAAAATATTAAATTGAGAGGAACCTTTCCTTTTTTAATTTAAACTAATAAGAATAAGATAATACCAACAAAATTCCGACTAGGTAAAATCAGAAACAGCCCTAGCCGTTAAGTTAGTTGGTAGTCCAAATCTGTTAGTAAAGAAAAAACGGAATGGTAATAGTTACTGAATTTTAAAATATTCAAAAATTCAGGTAAGGCAGCCTTGTAGCTGTACTTAAAATAGTGTTTGCTGCTGAAACCATAGAGGGAAACGCCGTTCCGAAAGCATCAATTTGCCATTTGTAAGAATTCAACCATTTTCTTGATATCCTCACCAGACAAATTTGCACGTACCCGCATATGCATCGAGATAGTTTCCCATTGAACGTCACTAAACGCTGCCGGAGAAGGGGCGTTATGACAACGAACGCAGTTCTCACCCCATAATTGAGCGCCAGTTTTCTCCGAAGAGAATGAGGGCTTACCACCGGTTGCACAACCAATAATCATTAAAGTAGAAATGCCCATAATCACACCCAACAATATCATCCAAATACTCAAAGATTTCATTTCCAATTCTCCATTTTTTGTTATTATTAAAAACCAAAAGCCCAATGAATAAGCCAACCATTTCCACCTCCGTTGGAGTGTTGGTCTCCATGTTCGTTTTCTTCATGAGGACTGTCACTAACAAATTGATAAGCAACCTTCAAAACAGTTCGCCAATCCAACCAATAATTTACCCCAATAGTCAGTCGTCTTTCGTCTTTCCCCCATAGAGCACCTGCTGGAAGTTTTGTGGCTGAATGTCTTCCAACAAATTCTAAATTTCTTAGAAAACTGTTACCCACAAATGAAGGTCTAAACGAAATCCTACCAAAATAAGCTTGACTTTTATTGTCAAATGTGTATTCTTGGGCAAGACCATCCTCATGTTCATCGAGATGCTCTTCGCCCTCATCATCGTGTTCTCCATTGGCTAAATAATTTGCATTATCAACATTGATCCAGTTCCATTGTGCCTTTATATCAACCACCCCTTTTAAAAAGCCAATATTTTTTGTAAGGGACAAATCAACTGCATACATGAAAGCAGCAATATTTTCAAACTCAGATTCGGTATCACCTACCTTGGCATACTGAGCCGAACCGCCTAGCTCTAAGGATGAGTCGCTAAAAGGCAGCAACCCTACCCTACCTCCAAATCCCTTGTTTTTGTTGTTGTCTTCAAAATTGTCATAATGCAATAAACCTGCTTCTTCTGGTTCATCAAGGCCATTATTCAGAACCGGTCCGTTAATAGCGTAGAAAGCATAATTCATTTTTGCGTCAGACAATGGCAAAACTCCTCGAACTTCGATGCCAAGACCGCTTGCAGGACCGACCTTATTGTGATGGAGAAAACCCAATGGAGCTGAGGGCAACCGAAGAATCCACCGAGGATGAAGACGCTCGCTAAAAATCCCAAAGGGCAAAAGAAACAAACCGAATCTAAATGTAACTCGATTGCTGAGTATGTAAGACATATTGGCATATTCCAATCCGATCTTGGTTTCTCCACCTTCCAATTCTATCTCCAGTTCAGCTTCAAATAATAAGCGATCCGACTGATGCCAGAGAAATATCGGGTTAAAACTTCCACCTACAAATGAAGAATTTTCTTTGTAGATTTCCAAACCGGAGTGTGCATATCCTCGAAGAAGAAACAGGCTCCTACCCGGTTTTAGTTGATCCGTATCTTCTTCTTGTGCATATAGTAAACAAATAGGGAACATAAAAAATGACAACGACAGTAAGATTAATCTCTTCATTTTAGACTCCTTAAAAGTTAAGAAAACAATTCTTATTTCTTCCCCAATTCACGTATAAAATTGACTAACTGCCATCGCTTTTCTTCAGATAAAACTTCCTTATAAGATGCCATTGGCGGATTGCCCGCAGTTATCTTCCAGAAAATTGCCCCATCGGATTGTTTCTGGAATTGTTCGGACGTTAAATCAGTTGGCCGCGGTTTTAAGCTACCACCTGCTATGCCATCTCCCTTTCCCTTATTCCCGTGGCAAACAAAACATAGTTGAGAATATATTTTTTTCCCTTCCTTCCATGCTGCAGGATCTTTTTCAAAAGAATTCTTAAGTGTGTCCGCCCAAGTTGGTGCAACCCATTTGGATTTTTCTCCTTGAGGTGCTTCGGAACTTGAGGCATGAAATGTGGAAAGCACGAAAAGAATTATGAAAAAGCCAACAATTAAAAGATTTAATCTTCGCATCACAATTCATCCTTCATTTTTATTAGTTACTGGTTAATAATTTATGGTTCTCTAATAATATTTTACATTACATTGTCCAAGAATCGTGCCCACATCATACTTACAGATGTAACCTTTTAAATTATAAAGCCTTAGATATGGCTAATCGGCGAAAAGAAACTTTGAAAGGCGTGCCACGTTTTTGTTAAAACTGATCCCTTAAGGAAAAAAAGTGGCACCCCTTTTTACGATTTCCTCAGCTTTGCTATGCCAATGCTTGATAAATCCTTTGACACCGAAAGCGAACCTTATGATCTAATTTTATTGAGACTCACTCGTCGGATCATTCTACTCTGCCGCGTGTTTCATCTCTCTTTCTAATTCGAGCGCAATCGAAGATTATGAATAAATCAGGTAATTGAGATTTATTTCTTGAAAATAATGAAATATTATTATTTAAGGAGGGTTTTGTTTGATCAATAAGTAATATGGTTAATAGATTTAATGAATAATTTTTACAGATTTACGACTTTTATTTCTAGAGGTATTGTTGAAAATAAATAGCAGCTTAACCCAGGCAATTCTTGAGCAAGCAACTGAAAGTATTATAATTGTAAATTCAAAAGGTACTATTGAATTTTCTAACAAAAGCGCCACAGAATTGTTTGGTTATCCGATGCATGAATTATTAGGTAAATCGGTAGATATTTTACTTCCCGAAGAGCTGAAAAATATTCATGAGAACCATAGGACTGGTTATTTTCAATCACCGATTTCTCGTCCAATGGGCCAGGGGCTTGATCTTATTGCATCCCGAAAAAATGGAGAGCGATTTCCAGTTGAGATAAGTTTAAGTTCAATAAGAACAGATACTGAAGTACTGGCAGTGGCATTTATTATTGATATAACCAAACGCAAAAAAGCAGAAGAGTTGATAAAGATTGAAAGAGATAGAGCTCAACAATATTTGGATATAGCAAAAGTTATGTTCCTGGGTTTAGATCTTGAAGGCAAAGTAACTCTCATCAACAAAAAAGGTTGCGAATTATTAGAATGTAAAGAAAACGAAATTGTAAATAAAAATTGGTTCGATACATTTTTGCCGCAGACAATTCGAAATGAAGTGAAATCGGTTTTTTCGGAATTAATGGCAAACAATATTGAGCCGGTTGAATATTTTGAAAATCCAATCATCACAAAAAATGGGGTAGAAAGAATTATCGCCTGGCACAATACTTTGTTAAAAGATGATCAAGGCAAAATCACAGGAACACTAAGCTCTGGTGAGGATATTACTGACAAAAAAAGGGCCGAGGAAGAGACTAAAAATCATCAGCGTAAACTCATCCAGGCCGATAAAATGGCTACACTGGGCATTTTGGTTTCCGGGGTGGCGCATGAAATCAATAATCCTAATAATTTTATCTTGTTGAATGGGAATATTCTGACAAAAGTTTGGAAGGACACTTTACCCATTCTTAATGATTACTTTGATAAAAATGGCGACTTTATCATCTCAGGAATGCCTTATTCAAAAGCCCGTGAAAAGATAGGTGGTTTAATTGATGGAATTGCTGAAGGCTCGAAACGAATTCAAAAGATAGTCCGGAATTTAAAAGAATTTTCCCAGGAAAACAGGGGGGATTTAGATGAAGAAGTTGATTTGAATAAGGTTGTCGATTCTGCTATTGTAATTATCAATAATTTGATTAACAAATCTACTGCTCATTTTTCAGTAAAATATGACGATAAATTGCCCTCGATAAAGGGAAATTTTCAAAACCTTGAACAGGTGGTTATCAACCTGATTACAAATTCTTGTCAGGCTCTAGCCACCAAAAAGAAAGGAATTACCGTCTCCACAAATTATTACAAAGATGATTCTATTATTGAATTGGAAGTTCGAGATGAAGGGACAGGGATTTCGAAAGAAAATCTCGAACGAATTATGGATCCTTTTTTTACGACAAAGAGAGAAGCCGGGGGAACCGGGTTAGGCTTGTCCATTTCATATAATATCATGAAAGATCATGGGGGTGAAATGAAAATAAAGTCTGAAGTTGGAAATGGAACGTCAATAAAGCTGATCATTCCGGTGAATCAAATCACCAAATAAGAGAGCATAAAATGAATGAATCAATATATCCAAAACTGCCAGTTTTGTTAGTTGACGATGAACAACAATTTCTTTTGAGTGCAGAAATGGCGCTGAATGCAAATGGTGTTACGAATGTTTTGCAAAGTTATAACAGCCTCGAGGTTATGTCTATCCTTTCAGAACAGGAAATATCTGTAATCCTTTTAGATATTACGATGCCTCATAAAACTGGGGATGAACTACTCAAAGAGATTCATCAAGAATTTCCGAACATTTCTGTTATCATGGTTACTGCGGTAAATGAGGTTGAAACAGCCGTTGAATGTATGAAAAATGGCGCAATTGATTATTTGCTTAAACCCGTGGATGAAACAAGGTTGGTAACAACGTTGAAACGAGCCATTGAATTTACCGAGGTACGTGAAGAAAATCTCAAACTGAAAGAATATCTTTTATCTGACCGGCTGGATAGTCCGGATGCCTTTTCAGATATCATTACTGATAGTGAGAATATGAGGTCTATTTTTCAGTATGTTGAAGCTATCGGAAGTACGTCGCTTCCAGTTTTGATAACAGGAGATACAGGAGTTGGGAAAGAACTTATTGCCAGGGCCATCCATCGAATTAGTGGGCGTAATGGAGAATTTGTACCAATAAATGTAGCGGGGGTCGATGATAATTTATTTTCTGACACACTGTTCGGTCATAAAAAAGGCGGGTTTACCGGAGCCGATCGAGATCGAAAGGGTTTAATTGAACAGGCGAGTAATGGTACGTTATTTTTGGATGAGATTGGCGATTTGAGTTTTGAATCACAAGTAAAGCTGTTAAGATTATTGCAAGAGGGGAAGTATTATCCCATCGGTTCTGATATATCTAAATTGACGAATGCCAGATTTGTTATTGCAACCAATGCTGATATTGATTCCATGCAAAAACAAGGTAAATTCAGGAAGGACCTGTTCTATAGATTACAAGCACACCACATAAACGTGCCCATTCTCCGAGAAAGAAAAAATGATATCCCATTATTGGTAGATCATTTCATCGCAAAAGCGGCAAAAGAGTTAGGTAAAAAGCAACCAACTCCGCCAAAGGAATTGGCAATTTTGCTTAGAAATTATCCTTTTCCCGGAAACATCCGTGAATTAGAAGGCATGATATATGATGCCATCAGTCAGCACAAGTCTGGCATCTTATCCATGGATTCATTTAGAGAAAAGATCAAACTCAGCCTTCCGGATTTCGAGCTAGTACAAGAAAATGAGGTTGGGTTTGAAGATGATAATCAAATCAAATTTTCCGAACTGTTACCAACATTAAAAGGGGTCGAAAAAATGCTAATACAGGAAGCCTTAGGCCGAGCGAA
Coding sequences within:
- a CDS encoding sigma 54-interacting transcriptional regulator; this translates as MQEAYVKAVDRAQIGPFIHYLFQRGIWLHEKVRQETEYFRFAVQIENVFRELANKILGSLNASTIYINGYHPILPIVLEDLKNDGCHQFIFFENNKHQNPGLIGRFSGVVQPHQAIVKSSTGAEILLIFASDDQNILYDILIQKADKKPKTLLLIFNYAGLNLPVDKIKKISNFYLYGREDLEYLVKHNREQQLSITKEISRWILKQADEFSNWMNSADYFQFMGIIGSSHKMQRIFELVSRISRTDITVLIDGESGTGKEMVARAIHQLSARSNQPFLVINCGAIPENLLESEFFGHTRGAFTGAVSAKKGLFEVANGGTILLDEIAELPIQLQVKLLRALQDGEIKPIGSNNTFKVNIRILTATNKDLSSMVEKGQFRSDLFYRINVIRLTIPPLRERSDDIPHLAHHFLKKFSHKQKKEVKYISDQTMDILMKHQWPGNVRELENVIEHSVALAISKSISLYNLPQDLQKLNGKLQLSDSKNPTTLKEIEKNYIQEILRANSWNYDIACKQLGIGRTTLWRKLREYKITKSS
- the ccsA gene encoding cytochrome c biogenesis protein CcsA; the encoded protein is MTLVCHLGLICFLTFEYGRIPIANLSEALSTFVWLTSCIYIVLEWRLKNYSMGAFILTVLSILMAIGIITFQNNEAIPEVLKDVKFEAHVIALLISYGSFSISFIASLLHTLLDREIQKRRFRLFYSRLPSLPFFQRISNFAIDIGLAFATIGIGLGILQAMTIWEKSFLTDPKFLTAALTWLIYCFHFLGRRFAGWGAQRSATISLIGFSLLLFSFLIISLFFTSLHNFTG
- a CDS encoding tyrosine-type recombinase/integrase — protein: MLELIKKITAHILRHTFATNMLYNGCDLVTIKELLGHNDISVTARAYIFLFFLFLFKKILN
- a CDS encoding cytochrome c; this translates as MIMGISTLMIIGCATGGKPSFSSEKTGAQLWGENCVRCHNAPSPAAFSDVQWETISMHMRVRANLSGEDIKKMVEFLQMAN
- a CDS encoding cytochrome c; translation: MRRLNLLIVGFFIILFVLSTFHASSSEAPQGEKSKWVAPTWADTLKNSFEKDPAAWKEGKKIYSQLCFVCHGNKGKGDGIAGGSLKPRPTDLTSEQFQKQSDGAIFWKITAGNPPMASYKEVLSEEKRWQLVNFIRELGKK
- a CDS encoding PAS domain S-box protein — protein: MKINSSLTQAILEQATESIIIVNSKGTIEFSNKSATELFGYPMHELLGKSVDILLPEELKNIHENHRTGYFQSPISRPMGQGLDLIASRKNGERFPVEISLSSIRTDTEVLAVAFIIDITKRKKAEELIKIERDRAQQYLDIAKVMFLGLDLEGKVTLINKKGCELLECKENEIVNKNWFDTFLPQTIRNEVKSVFSELMANNIEPVEYFENPIITKNGVERIIAWHNTLLKDDQGKITGTLSSGEDITDKKRAEEETKNHQRKLIQADKMATLGILVSGVAHEINNPNNFILLNGNILTKVWKDTLPILNDYFDKNGDFIISGMPYSKAREKIGGLIDGIAEGSKRIQKIVRNLKEFSQENRGDLDEEVDLNKVVDSAIVIINNLINKSTAHFSVKYDDKLPSIKGNFQNLEQVVINLITNSCQALATKKKGITVSTNYYKDDSIIELEVRDEGTGISKENLERIMDPFFTTKREAGGTGLGLSISYNIMKDHGGEMKIKSEVGNGTSIKLIIPVNQITK
- a CDS encoding sigma-54-dependent Fis family transcriptional regulator; amino-acid sequence: MNESIYPKLPVLLVDDEQQFLLSAEMALNANGVTNVLQSYNSLEVMSILSEQEISVILLDITMPHKTGDELLKEIHQEFPNISVIMVTAVNEVETAVECMKNGAIDYLLKPVDETRLVTTLKRAIEFTEVREENLKLKEYLLSDRLDSPDAFSDIITDSENMRSIFQYVEAIGSTSLPVLITGDTGVGKELIARAIHRISGRNGEFVPINVAGVDDNLFSDTLFGHKKGGFTGADRDRKGLIEQASNGTLFLDEIGDLSFESQVKLLRLLQEGKYYPIGSDISKLTNARFVIATNADIDSMQKQGKFRKDLFYRLQAHHINVPILRERKNDIPLLVDHFIAKAAKELGKKQPTPPKELAILLRNYPFPGNIRELEGMIYDAISQHKSGILSMDSFREKIKLSLPDFELVQENEVGFEDDNQIKFSELLPTLKGVEKMLIQEALGRANGNQSIAAEMLGLTRRALNNRLSRSQGA